From the Primulina tabacum isolate GXHZ01 chromosome 3, ASM2559414v2, whole genome shotgun sequence genome, one window contains:
- the LOC142540769 gene encoding polygalacturonase QRT2-like, with amino-acid sequence MLSINTEDRSYTLIGRNKVSPDMFGVVLFIVALGSSHASCIFDCKDEDHFSVTDYGAKSDGQTDDSQAFLETWDAACTAPIPSSRFIVPPNKTYLLNPIIFQGPCQPTTIYFIISGRIIGPELPSEWNGKDASGWLGFKDVNGLNVDGFGTVDGRGQGWWDQSCRYHPQLKQCTTLAPTALKFMECNDSSVSNLKLVNSAQTHLLLRGCDSFVVNNVVIESPANSPNTDGIHIHSSHNVIITNSKFSTGDDCISIGDRISNIKIYNVVCGPGHGISIGSLGRRGNYVQVEKIHVSDAFFKGTTNGARIKTWQVGRGYVRDVTFENLMFDSVQNPIIIDQNYCDVRNACKEEETGVEISNVRYKEIYGTSSGDIAVNLNCSYSVPCYEILMESIELVSTTPGEDVIADCANAYGQEFDVSPASCLLN; translated from the exons AT GCTCAGCATTAATACTGAGGATCGGAGTTACACACTCATTGGCCGCAACAAAGTTTCCCCG GATATGTTTGGAGTAGTGTTATTCATTGTTGCGTTAGGTTCTtcacatgctagttgcatattTGACTGCAAAGATGAAGACCATTTTAGTGTGACAGACTATGGAGCCAAAAGTGATGGTCAAACTGATGATTCacaa GCATTTTTAGAGACATGGGATGCTGCATGTACCGCACCAATTCCATCTTCAAGATTCATTGTTCCTCCGAACAAGACATATTTACTTAACCCGATTATTTTCCAAGGTCCATGCCAACCTACGACTATCTATTTCATT ATTTCAGGCAGAATTATCGGGCCGGAACTGCCTAGCGAATGGAATGGGAAGGATGCGAGTGGATGGCTAGGATTTAAGGATGTGAATGGGCTAAATGTAGATGGATTTGGCACTGTGGATGGGCGTGGCCAGGGATGGTGGGATCAATCATGCAGATATCATCCTCAATTG AAACAATGCACCACATTGGCTCCAACT GCATTGAAGTTTATGGAATGTAACGACAGCAGCGTCAGCAACTTGAAGCTCGTTAACAGCGCGCAAACACACCTATTGTTGAGGGGATGCGATAGCTTTGTGGTTAACAATGTTGTGATCGAGAGTCCTGCAAATTCTCCCAACACCGACGGCATTCATATCCACTCCTCCCACAATGTGATCATCACCAATTCCAAATTTTCCACTG GGGATGATTGTATTTCTATTGGCGATCGAATTTCCAACATCAAAATTTACAATGTGGTGTGTGGACCTGGTCATGGTATTAG TATTGGAAGCCTGGGAAGACGAGGAAATTATGTGCAAGTAGAGAAGATTCATGTATCTGACGCATTCTTCAAGGGAACCACCAATGGAGCCAGAATCAAGACTTGGCAG GTGGGAAGAGGATACGTCCGAGATGTGACATTCGAAAACTTGATGTTCGATTCCGTCCAAAATCCGATAATCATCGATCAAAATTACTGTGATGTTAGAAACGCATGCAAAGAAGAG GAAACCGGAGTTGAAATTAGCAATGTGAGATACAAGGAAATATATGGGACATCGAGCGGTGACATCGCCGTTAATCTAAACTGCAGTTACTCTGTGCCGTGTTACGAAATATTGATGGAATCGATAGAATTGGTATCGACTACACCTGGAGAAGATGTCATTGCAGATTGTGCCAATGCTTATGGCCAAGAATTCGATGTTTCTCCCGCTTCTTGTCTTTTGAATTGA
- the LOC142540770 gene encoding nudix hydrolase 20, chloroplastic-like, which produces MGSSSPFFHFLTIPTTKLKFPLRSSPLSAYQPHSSACAFTWDDVFRFSPPHQTTDSSHLQGFFQKVNLCNRDVEKQSEFVPFVVEQQTVGYVHNRFAHCLRRFEETFIFPEDTSYGLNFGYYVSLHTRLSTYEDRTIAVGNTIKCLGEELIPGIRNELYPVMSSFGTPEFFSLERAAAPYFGIKAYGVHMNGYVERDGEKYLWIAKRSKAKPTFPGKLDHMVAGGQPHGISCEENLVKECKEEAGIPRSISSTARAVGAVSYMDVDGYRFKRDVLFCYDLKLPEDFIPTNEGEAVEIL; this is translated from the exons ATGGGAAGCAGTAGTCCTTTCTTCCATTTCTTGACAATCCCGACAACGAAGCTCAAATTCCCACTTCGCTCTTCTCCACTTTCTGCATATCAGCCCCACAGTAGTGCCTGTGCCTTCACCTGGGACGACGTCTTTCGATTCTCCCCACCGCACCAGACAACTGATTCTTCTCATCTCCAAGGTTTCTTCCAGAAAGTAAACCTTTGCAACCGCGATGTT GAAAAGCAAAGTGAATTCGTCCCTTTTGTTGTAGAACAACAGACTGTCGGTTATGTTCACAACAG ATTTGCTCACTGTTTGAGGAGATTTGAAGAAACATTTATATTTCCAGAGGACACCTCTTATGGCCTCAATTTTGGATACTATGTGTCATTACATACTAGGTTGAGCACATATGAGGATAGGACAATAGCTGTGGGCAACACGATCAAGTGTTTGGGTGAAGAGCTTATACCAGGAATTCGGAATGAG CTGTATCCTGTCATGTCTTCTTTTGGGACTCCAGAATTTTTCTCATTAGAGCGTGCGGCAGCGCCATACTTTGGAATAAAG GCTTATGGAGTGCATATGAATGGCTATGTTGAAAGAGATGGTGAGAAATACCTATGGATAGCAAAGAGAAGTAAAGCTAAACCCACTTTTCCGGGGAAGCTGGACCATATGGTTGCTGGAGGGCAG CCACATGGAATCTCTTGTGAGGAGAATCTAGTAAAGGAATGTAAAGAAGAAGCGGGGATACCAAGATCCATATCCAGCAC AGCTAGAGCAGTTGGAGCTGTATCTTATATGGACGTCGATGGATATAGATTCAAGAGAGACGTTCTTTTCTGTTATGATTTAAAGCTTCCAGAGGACTTTATTCCTACAAATGAAGGTGAGGCAGTTGAAATTCTCTAG
- the LOC142540772 gene encoding tetraspanin-8-like: protein MVRCSNNLVGILNIVTFFLSIPIIAGGIWLSKQGSTECERFLDKPVIALGVFILLVSIAGIVGSCCRISWLMWVYLLVMFLLIVLLFCFTIFAFVVTNKGAGEAISGKGYKEYRLGDYSNWLQKRVNKNWGKISSCLADSKICQSLIEDVSTPVDDFYRKHLSALQSGCCKPSNDCNFQYVSPTNWNNNNSTSSGNPDCATWSNDSSKLCYGCQSCKAGLLDNIKNEWKKVAVLNIIFLVFLIIVYSVGCCAFRNNLEDNSWK, encoded by the exons ATGGTGCGCTGCAGCAACAATCTGGTGGGAATATTAAACATAGTCACCTTCTTTCTATCGATCCCAATCATAGCCGGTGGAATATGGCTCTCGAAGCAAGGCAGCACAGAGTGCGAGCGCTTTCTTGACAAGCCCGTGATCGCATTAGGAGTGTTCATTCTCCTGGTATCGATTGCGGGAATCGTGGGCTCTTGCTGCCGAATCTCTTGGCTGATGTGGGTTTATCTATTGGTCATGTTCTTGCTGATTGTTCTCTTGTTTTGCTTCACTATTTTCGCGTTCGTCGTGACGAATAAAGGCGCAGGAGAAGCTATTTCTGGGAAAGGATATAAAGAATATCGACTCGGGGATTATTCAAATTGGTTGCAGAAAAGGGTTAACAAGAATTGGGGAAAGATTAGCAGTTGCTTGGCTGATAGTAAGATTTGCCAGAGTCTTATTGAGGATGTGTCCACTCCAGTGGATGATTTTTACAGGAAGCACCTCTCTGCTCTTCAG TCCGGTTGCTGCAAGCCATCAAACGATTGTAACTTCCAATATGTTAGCCCAACGAACTGGAACAACAACAACTCCACATCATCTGGCAACCCTGACTGTGCTACCTGGAGCAACGACTCGAGTAAGTTGTGCTACGGTTGCCAATCGTGCAAGGCTGGGCTATTGGATAACATCAAGAATGAATGGAAAAAGGTGGCTGTTTTAAACATCATATTCCTCGTTTTCCTCATCATCGTGTACTCGGTTGGGTGCTGTGCATTCCGAAACAACCTGGAGGATAACTCGTGGAAGTGA
- the LOC142540773 gene encoding very-long-chain aldehyde decarbonylase CER3-like — MAAPLSSWPWEILGKYKYVLYGLFAGKVMYSRYQEEPLKDCWSLHIFVLCMLRVIMYQCWTSYSNMLFLTRNRLIVKKGVDFKQIDKEWHWDNFILLQAMVATLVIYMFPIFETMPLWNKRGITSAIALHVAISEPLYYTMHKCFHGDYLFNNYHYLHHSSPVPQAHTAAHATFLEHLLLTILIGIPIIGSFLMGCGSLSSIYGYVLIFDLLRCLGHSNVEIIPHQIFEAIPCLKYVVYTPTYHSLHHAEMHTNFCLFMPLFDALGNTLNKKSWETHKRNRVESGKNVRIPDFVFLAHVVDMSSAMHPHFCNRNIAALPYYTRLYLIPFLPLSFLAMLIMWAKSKTFLYSFYELRGRLHQSWVVPRFGFQYFLPFAAKGINQQIEEAILRANRLGVKVISLAALNKNEALNGGGTLFVDKQPDLKVRVVHGNTLTAAVILNEIPEDVTEVFLTGATSKLGRAIALYLCRKGVRVLMLTQSTERFRKIQKEAPADYQKYLVQVTKYQAAQHCKTWIVGKWITAREQRFAPSGTHFHQFVVPPVLQFRRDCSYGDLAAMKLPKDVEGLGSCEYTMERGVVHACHAGGVVHSLEGWTHHEVGALDVDRIDVVWKAALKHGLKPVSSTR; from the exons ATGGCTGCACCCCTTTCTTCTTGGCCATGGGAAATCTTGGGTAAATATAAG TATGTGTTGTATGGGCTGTTTGCTGGGAAAGTCATGTATTCAAGATATCAGGAGGAGCCCTTGAAAGATTGTTGGTCCCTTCATATTTTCGTTTTATGTATGCTTAGAGTTATAATGTACCAATGTTGGACATCTTACAGCAATATGCTCTTTCTGACTCGGAATCGTTTGATTGTGAAGAAAGGGGTCGATTTTAAGCAGATTGATAAAGAATGGCATTG GGATAATTTTATCTTACTTCAAGCTATGGTGGCTACTTTGGTTATTTACATGTTTCCAATCTTTGAAACAATGCCTCTATGGAACAAGAGAGGCATCACTTCAGCCATAGCACTTCACGTAGCCATTTCGGAGCCCCTTTATTATACCATGCACAAATGCTTCCATGGAGATTATCTTTTCAATAATTACCATTATCTCCATCATTCATCTCCTGTGCCTCAAGCTCATACAG CTGCACATGCCACTTTTTTGGAACATCTTCTATTGACTATCTTGATCGGGATACCGATAATCGGTTCATTCTTGATGGGTTGTGGATCTTTAAGCTCTATCTATGGCTATGTCTTGATCTTCGATTTGCTGAGATGCTTGGGTCACTCAAATGTGGAAATCATtcctcatcaaatttttgaggcTATCCCTTGTCTCAAATACGTCGTCTATACGCCTAC GTACCACAGCCTGCATCACGCAGAGATGCACACCAATTTTTGCCTTTTCATGCCTCTTTTTGATGCATTAGGAAATACTTTGAACAAGAAATCATGGGAGACACACAAGAGAAACCGTGTAGAGTCAG GAAAAAATGTGAGAATTCCTGATTTCGTGTTTCTAGCCCATGTAGTAGACATGTCATCGGCTATGCACCCCCACTTTTGCAACCGAAATATTGCAGCTCTGCCTTACTACACCAGACTCTACTTGATACCCTTCTTGCCATTATCCTTTTTGGCTATGCTTATCATGTGGGCCAAGTCCAAGACGTTTTTGTACTCATTCTACGAGCTTAGGGGTCGGTTGCACCAATCATGGGTTGTTCCCAGATTTGGTTTTCAG TATTTCTTGCCATTTGCTGCAAAAGGCATCAATCAGCAGATTGAAGAGGCAATACTAAGGGCTAATAGATTGGGAGTTAAAGTTATTAGTCTTGCTGCTTTAAATAAG AATGAGGCTCTCAATGGAGGTGGAACACTATTCGTTGACAAGCAGCCAGATCTTAAGGTTCGAGTCGTCCACGGTAATACTTTAACAGCTGCAGTGATACTAAATGAGATCCCTGAGGATGTCACTGAGGTGTTTTTGACTGGagcaacttcaaagctcggaaGGGCTATTGCCCTTTATCTTTGCAGAAAAGGAGTTCGAGTTCTT ATGCTAACTCAATCAACCGAAAGATTTCGAAAAATTCAGAAAGAAGCACCAGCTGATTATCAAAAGTATCTAGTTCAAGTGACGAAGTACCAAGCAGCACAACATTGCAAG ACATGGATTGTTGGAAAGTGGATCACAGCAAGAGAGCAAAGGTTTGCCCCATCTGGAACTCATTTCCATCAATTTGTGGTACCACCCGTGCTTCAGTTCAGAAGAGACTGCAGTTATGGTGATCTGGCTGCTATGAAATTACCCAAAGACGTTGAAGGACTAGGATCTTGCGAG TATACAATGGAACGAGGGGTCGTTCACGCCTGCCATGCCGGGGGAGTCGTGCATTCACTGGAAGGATGGACTCATCACGAAGTCGGGGCATTGGACGTTGACAGGATAGATGTAGTATGGAAAGCAGCATTGAAGCATGGGTTGAAGCCAGTGTCGAGCACCAGATGA